Proteins from a single region of Thermotoga maritima MSB8:
- the pelF gene encoding GT4 family glycosyltransferase PelF — MKIGLILEGTYPYVTGGVSNWVHTLLTNLPEFEFEIYHLKAVTEPQTIKYKIPENVTAVHELNIFGDFESDSSQKANLESLERIVSQLSIERDIRSIVSFAIDFIRENAGKNVRKMLKTKGFWNILLKIYEEFFSERGLTEFYWMIMNLFLPVVNVLQFVPNRCDLFHVPSTGYASLVGMNGKFVHDVPLVITEHGIYHKEREREIILSTWVPDAYKPMWIELFRIISMIAYRVSDALTTLYRKNQIYQLELGADPEKMFIIPNGINVEEYDLPPEKHEGFVVGFVGRVARIKDLKTAIRAISIVKEVVGEKLTFLIIGPVDAEDYLAECKRLVRVLRLEDTVEFLGPQNVKEYYPKFDLLLLSSVSEGQPLVILEAMAAGVPIVATDVGACRDIIYDKDGQCGIVVPPKDHLSMSKAIIKLYEDKELRDTFSKNAKKVVQKYRVETMIEKYRNLYLSLTSKKTVSTV, encoded by the coding sequence ATGAAGATTGGACTTATTCTGGAAGGAACGTATCCTTACGTAACAGGCGGGGTTTCAAACTGGGTTCACACGCTGTTGACAAATCTTCCAGAATTTGAGTTTGAAATATACCATCTGAAAGCTGTCACAGAACCACAGACAATCAAGTACAAGATCCCAGAAAATGTGACAGCTGTACACGAGCTGAATATATTTGGTGATTTTGAATCTGACAGTTCACAAAAAGCAAATTTAGAGTCTCTTGAAAGAATAGTTTCACAACTTTCTATTGAAAGAGATATACGTTCAATCGTCTCTTTCGCAATAGACTTCATCAGGGAAAACGCGGGGAAAAACGTTCGAAAAATGCTGAAAACGAAGGGATTCTGGAACATTTTGTTGAAAATATACGAAGAATTCTTCTCGGAAAGAGGTCTTACCGAATTCTATTGGATGATAATGAACCTTTTCCTTCCTGTGGTTAATGTTCTCCAGTTTGTACCAAACAGATGTGATTTGTTCCACGTTCCAAGCACAGGATACGCTTCCTTGGTAGGTATGAACGGAAAATTTGTTCATGACGTTCCTCTTGTGATAACAGAGCACGGTATTTATCACAAAGAGCGAGAAAGAGAGATAATCCTCTCCACCTGGGTACCAGATGCTTATAAACCCATGTGGATCGAACTTTTTCGAATTATAAGCATGATCGCCTATAGAGTTTCTGACGCTCTCACCACTCTTTACAGAAAAAACCAGATTTATCAACTCGAGCTCGGTGCTGATCCGGAAAAAATGTTCATCATACCAAACGGAATAAACGTGGAAGAATACGATCTTCCTCCAGAGAAACACGAAGGATTCGTGGTGGGATTTGTGGGACGCGTTGCCAGAATAAAAGATCTTAAAACCGCCATAAGAGCTATCAGTATTGTCAAGGAAGTGGTTGGAGAAAAACTGACATTTTTGATAATAGGACCGGTCGACGCGGAAGATTATCTTGCCGAATGTAAAAGACTTGTCAGGGTTCTTCGACTAGAAGATACCGTTGAATTTCTAGGTCCTCAAAACGTGAAGGAGTACTACCCCAAGTTTGATCTTCTTCTTTTAAGCAGTGTTTCGGAAGGACAACCACTTGTGATACTCGAGGCGATGGCAGCAGGCGTTCCCATCGTTGCCACTGATGTGGGAGCATGCAGAGACATAATCTACGACAAAGACGGACAGTGCGGTATAGTCGTCCCTCCAAAAGATCATCTTTCAATGTCAAAGGCTATCATAAAACTATATGAGGATAAAGAATTGAGAGATACTTTCTCGAAAAACGCAAAAAAGGTGGTCCAGAAGTACAGAGTGGAAACTATGATTGAGAAGTACCGGAATCTTTATCTTTCTCTGACTTCGAAAAAAACAGTTTCAACTGTCTGA
- a CDS encoding ABC transporter permease — translation MAAFVTMIYRQFMRFLRSRSRVIGMIINPLIWIIFFGLGWSKVFDNPWAKMMFGGVDYLTYLAPGIFAMTVFNMSFISGVSLIWDKQFGFFKEVLVAPSSRRLSITGRIVGDAIVTVLQGLIILVFNYFLAESLKISGLLPALAVGFLMSVTIASFGIALALKMESTEGFQMIMMTLMMPLVFLSGAMYPIDSMPNWMKALAYINPLTYAVDASRGYLVGEKVMKFSFGLDWGILSILMLVGLILAMESFERARIS, via the coding sequence ATGGCAGCCTTTGTGACGATGATCTACAGGCAGTTCATGAGATTCTTGAGATCACGCTCGAGAGTCATTGGAATGATAATAAACCCTCTGATATGGATCATCTTCTTCGGGCTGGGATGGAGCAAAGTTTTCGATAATCCCTGGGCGAAAATGATGTTTGGTGGAGTGGATTACCTGACTTACCTTGCACCTGGTATCTTCGCCATGACAGTTTTCAACATGAGTTTTATCAGCGGTGTGAGTTTGATCTGGGACAAACAGTTTGGCTTCTTCAAAGAGGTTCTGGTGGCTCCCTCTTCACGAAGACTCAGCATCACAGGTAGAATCGTTGGAGACGCGATCGTTACCGTTTTACAGGGCCTTATAATCCTCGTCTTCAACTACTTCCTCGCAGAAAGTCTGAAAATATCCGGACTACTTCCCGCTCTCGCCGTTGGATTTCTCATGTCAGTTACCATTGCAAGCTTTGGTATTGCACTTGCTTTGAAGATGGAAAGCACTGAGGGATTCCAGATGATCATGATGACTCTGATGATGCCTCTGGTCTTTCTGAGCGGTGCAATGTATCCTATCGATTCCATGCCAAACTGGATGAAGGCTCTTGCCTATATAAATCCTCTCACCTACGCGGTGGACGCCTCGAGAGGGTACCTGGTGGGAGAAAAAGTGATGAAGTTCTCTTTCGGCCTCGACTGGGGAATTCTCTCAATCTTGATGCTGGTGGGGCTCATCCTCGCGATGGAAAGCTTCGAAAGAGCAAGGATAAGTTGA